One genomic segment of Cellulophaga sp. HaHaR_3_176 includes these proteins:
- a CDS encoding peptidase domain-containing ABC transporter codes for MAKNVLTAWQRLIGLLKLDKRDIFQTFYYAIFAGIVNLTLPLGIQAIINLIQGAQISTSWIVLVVLVTGGVAFGGLLQLMQIRIIENVQQKIFTRASFEFIYRFPKIKMSELRDYYPPELANRFFDTLTVQKSLSKVLLDFPAALLQIIFGLLLLSFYHPFFIIYGLLLMLLIYVVFKFTAQKGLETSLQESKYKYKVAHWIQEVARSLVSFKLSGNTTHGLDKNDELVGEYLQARENHFRILVIQFIQMIGFKVLVTAGLLLIGGLLVLNQEMNIGQFVAAEIIILLVISSVEKLIRGLETIYDLLTSLEKLGQVVDKDLESQKGEVPLTTETSLTVEISDLSYKSYGVKNKILDNISLTILPNTTTLLLGKNGSGKTTLLRLMAGLVRPTEGAVYVNNIALDNIVPNHYRSFIGQSFTEESPFEGSILNNITFGDETISQKDLYWAIEKTCLTKFVKEQPKGIHTILFPEGQQIPHNVAKKILLARAIVRKPKLLILKEPLDQLDVEEVISIMNFLSDKSNPWSLVIVSHDKNWENRVDRIITLDGGKIINAN; via the coding sequence ATGGCAAAAAATGTACTTACAGCTTGGCAGCGTTTAATAGGGTTACTAAAACTTGATAAACGCGATATTTTCCAAACTTTTTATTATGCTATTTTCGCGGGTATCGTAAACTTAACATTGCCTTTAGGTATTCAGGCAATTATTAATTTAATTCAGGGCGCTCAAATTAGCACTTCTTGGATTGTTTTAGTTGTTTTGGTAACTGGTGGTGTGGCCTTTGGTGGTTTGTTGCAGCTAATGCAAATTAGAATTATAGAAAACGTTCAGCAGAAAATCTTTACAAGAGCATCATTTGAATTTATTTATCGTTTTCCGAAAATAAAAATGAGTGAGCTTCGCGATTACTATCCGCCGGAGCTAGCTAATAGATTTTTTGACACACTTACGGTTCAAAAATCGCTTTCTAAAGTTTTATTAGATTTTCCTGCGGCCTTACTGCAAATTATTTTTGGGTTGCTGTTATTATCATTTTATCATCCATTTTTTATTATTTATGGCTTGTTATTAATGTTGCTAATTTATGTGGTATTTAAATTTACAGCTCAAAAAGGATTAGAAACAAGTTTACAAGAATCTAAATATAAATACAAAGTAGCACATTGGATTCAAGAAGTTGCTCGTTCTCTTGTTAGTTTTAAACTATCAGGTAATACGACTCATGGACTTGATAAAAATGATGAACTAGTAGGAGAATATCTTCAAGCAAGAGAAAACCATTTTAGAATTTTAGTCATTCAGTTTATTCAAATGATAGGTTTTAAGGTTTTGGTAACAGCAGGTTTATTGCTTATTGGAGGCTTGTTGGTTTTAAATCAAGAAATGAATATAGGTCAGTTTGTTGCTGCTGAAATAATTATTTTACTAGTTATTAGTTCGGTAGAAAAATTAATTCGTGGGTTAGAAACTATATATGATTTATTAACTTCATTAGAGAAATTAGGGCAAGTAGTAGATAAAGATTTAGAGTCGCAAAAAGGGGAGGTTCCATTAACAACTGAAACAAGCTTAACAGTCGAAATATCTGATTTAAGTTATAAGTCTTACGGTGTTAAAAATAAAATATTAGACAATATCTCGTTAACAATTTTACCAAATACAACAACACTTTTGTTAGGTAAAAATGGGTCAGGTAAAACTACATTATTACGATTAATGGCTGGTTTAGTGAGGCCGACAGAAGGGGCTGTTTATGTAAATAATATAGCATTGGATAATATTGTGCCAAATCATTACCGATCGTTTATTGGCCAATCTTTTACTGAAGAGAGCCCTTTTGAGGGTAGTATATTAAACAATATAACATTTGGAGACGAAACAATATCGCAGAAAGATTTGTATTGGGCAATTGAAAAAACATGCTTAACAAAATTTGTAAAAGAACAACCAAAAGGTATTCATACAATTTTATTTCCTGAGGGACAGCAAATACCACATAACGTTGCTAAAAAAATCCTTTTAGCAAGAGCTATTGTTCGAAAACCAAAGTTATTGATTTTAAAGGAACCGTTAGATCAATTAGATGTAGAAGAAGTGATTTCAATTATGAATTTTTTATCTGATAAATCAAATCCTTGGTCATTGGTTATTGTTAGTCACGATAAAAACTGGGAAAATCGAGTAGATAGAATAATCACACTTGATGGAGGTAAAATTATAAATGCTAATTAA
- a CDS encoding TetR/AcrR family transcriptional regulator → MDRLLQSMKITINDKIYIKDPESSELGKKIIQDSILLIHEIGFEKFTFKKLGLAIESNESSIYRYFENKHKLLLYLTSWYWGWLEYHLVFSTNSITNPIEKLTKAIEVVTKVIEEDSHFSHINEIVLSKIVINEYSKSYLTKEVDEENKDGYFTIYKRLIARLAEMITGVNSEYKYASSMASTVLEGNLHQFFLKEHFPTLTDCHNSKSSTCYFTEVVLKTIQN, encoded by the coding sequence ATGGATAGGCTATTACAATCGATGAAAATTACTATTAATGATAAGATTTATATCAAAGACCCTGAATCTTCTGAATTAGGAAAGAAAATAATTCAAGATAGTATTTTATTAATTCATGAAATTGGTTTCGAAAAATTTACATTCAAAAAACTAGGTTTAGCTATTGAGTCTAATGAGAGTTCTATTTATCGTTATTTTGAGAATAAACATAAACTATTATTGTATTTAACCTCTTGGTATTGGGGTTGGTTAGAATATCATTTAGTATTTTCAACTAATAGTATAACTAACCCTATTGAAAAACTTACGAAAGCGATAGAGGTTGTGACTAAAGTGATCGAAGAAGATTCTCATTTTTCACATATCAATGAAATTGTTTTAAGTAAAATTGTCATTAATGAATATTCAAAATCATATTTAACTAAAGAAGTTGATGAGGAGAATAAAGATGGTTATTTTACTATTTATAAAAGGCTTATTGCTAGGTTAGCAGAAATGATTACAGGAGTAAATTCTGAATATAAATATGCTTCGAGTATGGCGAGTACTGTGTTAGAGGGAAATTTGCATCAGTTTTTTTTAAAAGAACATTTTCCAACGCTTACTGATTGTCATAATTCTAAATCTTCAACATGCTACTTTACAGAAGTAGTTCTAAAAACAATACAAAATTAA
- a CDS encoding DNA-3-methyladenine glycosylase I yields the protein MEKHRCGWCQGDDLYEAYHDLEWGVPVKDDDKLFEFLILETFQAGLSWITILRKRENFRKAFDNFDYKKIATYNESKIESLLQNAGIIRNKLKIRATISNADAYMKIQEEFGSFSTYIWNFVDGKTIKNKVKHYKEAPANTELSDKISKDLKKRGFKFVGSTVIYAQMQATGMVNDHEINCFRYEEV from the coding sequence ATGGAAAAACATAGATGTGGATGGTGCCAAGGTGATGATCTTTATGAAGCGTATCATGACTTAGAGTGGGGAGTACCCGTTAAAGATGATGACAAACTATTTGAATTTTTAATTCTAGAAACTTTTCAAGCGGGGTTAAGCTGGATTACAATTTTGAGAAAACGAGAAAATTTCAGAAAAGCATTTGACAATTTTGATTATAAAAAAATTGCGACTTATAATGAATCCAAAATTGAATCTTTATTGCAAAACGCAGGAATCATTAGAAACAAACTTAAAATTAGAGCCACCATTTCTAACGCAGATGCGTATATGAAAATTCAAGAAGAATTTGGTAGTTTTAGCACTTATATCTGGAATTTTGTAGATGGAAAAACTATCAAGAATAAAGTAAAGCATTATAAAGAAGCACCTGCTAACACGGAACTATCTGATAAAATCAGTAAAGATTTAAAAAAAAGAGGCTTTAAATTTGTTGGCAGTACCGTTATATATGCGCAAATGCAAGCAACCGGTATGGTTAATGATCACGAAATAAATTGTTTTAGATATGAAGAAGTTTAG
- a CDS encoding DUF2490 domain-containing protein has protein sequence MITYFIKIFIFSCILLSTTQFFAQGNFTGFIEPDFSINYDISKNYSHNFSIANRIYFYKDNDYNVEVRQLDFKHFSNFKLKYNQSVAFGIQYRFRETFEKNKNNELRFTEQYNFTHKPSNVRYGHRLRAEQRIARNLTTHRFRYRFAADMPLMGTILDTGEPYFIASTESLLSVAKGYKPSYDQRFTSSIGFVLTENTKLQAGLEYRFENYNIETTQNLFILTSLSLSL, from the coding sequence ATGATCACATACTTTATTAAAATTTTTATTTTTAGTTGCATATTACTTTCAACAACCCAGTTCTTTGCCCAGGGCAATTTTACTGGTTTTATTGAACCTGATTTTTCTATTAATTATGATATTAGCAAAAACTATTCTCACAACTTTTCAATAGCGAATAGAATTTATTTTTATAAAGACAATGACTATAACGTTGAAGTAAGGCAACTTGATTTTAAACATTTTTCAAATTTTAAATTAAAATATAACCAGAGTGTTGCATTTGGTATTCAGTACCGATTTAGAGAAACCTTTGAAAAAAATAAAAATAACGAGTTACGTTTTACTGAACAGTATAACTTTACACACAAGCCGAGTAATGTAAGATATGGTCACCGACTTAGAGCAGAACAACGCATAGCTCGTAATTTAACAACACACAGGTTTAGATATAGGTTTGCTGCTGATATGCCATTAATGGGCACTATTTTAGATACTGGAGAACCTTATTTTATTGCTTCGACTGAAAGTTTATTAAGCGTAGCAAAAGGGTATAAACCAAGCTATGATCAAAGATTTACAAGCTCAATAGGTTTTGTATTAACAGAAAATACAAAACTACAAGCTGGCTTGGAGTATCGATTTGAAAATTATAATATTGAAACAACTCAAAACCTGTTTATTTTAACATCGTTAAGCCTGTCTTTATAA
- the aat gene encoding leucyl/phenylalanyl-tRNA--protein transferase: protein MNQQPIVLEPNSLYFPPVENADEEGLLAYGGDLSPERLLLAYKSGIFPWFNEDSLILWWSPNPRMVLFPKKIKISKSMKKVLKSTQFKLTKNTCFQSVLDNCSAIEREGQEGTWITSNMKTAYLELHKRGVAESYEVWEDEELVGGLYGINLGDVFCGESMFSLVSNASKFAFIHLAKELQENNYKLIDCQVYTEHLESLGAEEISRQTFISYL, encoded by the coding sequence TTGAATCAACAACCTATAGTTTTAGAGCCAAACTCTTTATATTTTCCTCCTGTTGAAAATGCAGATGAAGAGGGCTTGTTGGCTTATGGAGGTGATTTATCTCCTGAGCGGCTATTACTTGCGTATAAAAGCGGAATTTTTCCTTGGTTTAATGAAGACTCGCTTATTCTTTGGTGGAGTCCAAACCCGAGAATGGTACTGTTTCCTAAAAAAATAAAGATTTCTAAAAGCATGAAAAAAGTGCTAAAGAGTACTCAATTTAAATTAACAAAAAACACTTGTTTTCAGTCTGTTTTAGATAATTGTTCAGCTATAGAAAGAGAGGGGCAAGAAGGGACTTGGATTACGAGTAATATGAAAACAGCGTATCTAGAGCTTCATAAAAGGGGTGTAGCCGAATCTTATGAGGTTTGGGAAGATGAAGAATTAGTTGGTGGCTTATATGGTATTAATTTAGGTGATGTATTTTGTGGAGAAAGCATGTTTAGTCTAGTAAGTAATGCTTCAAAATTTGCTTTTATACATTTAGCAAAAGAACTACAAGAAAATAATTACAAGCTTATTGATTGTCAAGTGTATACTGAACATTTAGAAAGTTTGGGAGCAGAAGAAATATCCAGGCAAACATTTATATCCTATTTATAA
- a CDS encoding DUF3127 domain-containing protein, giving the protein MEVEGKVKMVGETQTFGSNGFRKREVVVTTEEQYPQHIMVEFVQDKCDLLNSVAVGQPVKIGINLRGREWVNPQGETKYFNSIQGWRIENLQAAASTDSGIPPAPPMDSFQPADNLNEEDHDDLPF; this is encoded by the coding sequence ATGGAAGTAGAAGGAAAAGTAAAAATGGTTGGCGAAACGCAAACTTTTGGAAGTAACGGATTTAGAAAAAGAGAAGTTGTTGTAACAACAGAAGAGCAATATCCGCAACACATAATGGTTGAATTTGTTCAGGATAAATGTGATTTATTAAACAGCGTAGCTGTAGGTCAGCCAGTTAAAATAGGAATTAATTTAAGAGGTAGAGAATGGGTTAACCCTCAAGGCGAAACTAAATACTTCAACTCTATTCAAGGATGGAGAATTGAGAATTTACAAGCTGCTGCTTCAACTGATTCAGGTATTCCTCCAGCTCCACCGATGGATTCTTTCCAGCCTGCAGATAATTTGAATGAAGAAGATCATGATGATTTACCTTTTTAG
- a CDS encoding flavin reductase family protein yields the protein MYFCISMREMISVLPKDVITAKLHGYLLGAVGPRPIAFASTLDENGKPNLSPFSFFNVFSANPPILIFSPSRRVRDNTTKHTLENVLKTKEVVVNIVNYDIVQQMSLSSTEYAEGENEFLKAGLTMLKSDIVKPFRVAESPVQFECKVIKVEALGENGGAGNLIFSEVVKVHIDKAILDENGSIDQAKIDLVARMGGNWYSRANAGLFEVPKPLSSLGVGVDNIPNNIRLSSVLTGNDLGKLGNVEKLPTKEDITAFLKDNSEIQALINSGIENQLHKKAQEYLHKNDVLSAWKVLLSK from the coding sequence ATGTACTTTTGTATTTCTATGCGAGAAATGATTTCTGTATTGCCAAAAGATGTTATAACAGCCAAATTACATGGCTATCTTTTAGGTGCAGTTGGTCCTAGACCAATAGCTTTTGCTAGTACTTTAGACGAGAACGGAAAGCCAAACCTTTCGCCTTTTAGTTTCTTTAATGTTTTTAGTGCGAATCCTCCTATTTTAATTTTTTCTCCTTCGAGAAGAGTTAGGGATAATACGACTAAGCACACTTTAGAAAATGTTTTGAAGACTAAGGAGGTGGTTGTTAATATCGTAAATTATGATATTGTACAACAGATGTCTTTGTCTAGTACAGAATATGCTGAAGGTGAAAATGAGTTTTTAAAAGCAGGTTTAACAATGTTGAAATCGGACATTGTAAAACCATTTAGGGTTGCTGAGTCACCAGTGCAATTTGAGTGTAAGGTGATAAAAGTAGAAGCTTTAGGAGAAAATGGAGGGGCGGGAAACTTAATATTTTCAGAAGTAGTTAAAGTGCATATTGATAAAGCTATTTTAGATGAAAATGGTAGTATTGATCAGGCCAAAATAGATTTAGTCGCTCGTATGGGTGGTAACTGGTATAGCCGTGCTAACGCTGGCCTTTTTGAAGTGCCGAAACCCCTTTCATCTTTAGGTGTTGGAGTTGATAATATACCTAATAATATTAGGTTAAGTTCTGTTTTAACAGGTAACGATTTAGGTAAATTAGGTAATGTTGAAAAATTACCGACTAAAGAAGATATAACTGCTTTTTTGAAAGATAATTCAGAAATTCAGGCCTTAATAAATTCTGGTATAGAAAACCAATTACATAAAAAAGCACAAGAGTATTTACATAAAAACGACGTACTTTCCGCTTGGAAAGTATTATTATCAAAATAA
- a CDS encoding HAMP domain-containing sensor histidine kinase — MNFNPEKKTTTIILQVASFAIVSLILWNTNSFFKKFKEEERNKVEIWASALVELQSLPADADPGNLPLKIFQNNTTTPMILVNRDGAIKVSNMPKEFATDTVVVKSKIEKFESENTPIKIDYKGEELATLYYGNSEVLNKLKYYPIALLLIIFLFAAVIYFFFKINKSSEQNKLWAGMAKETAHQIGTPLTSLLGWNELLKAENVNPNITSEIEKDISRLEIITERFSKIGSLPVLKETNIVAETQNAFEYLKNRSSKLILFSIDSRIDEIPVLLNKPLYQWTIENLVKNGIDAMRGKGSISVEILKEGNNAVILVSDTGQGILKRNFDTIFNPGFTSKKRGWGLGLSLVKRIVEEYHKGKIKVLSSSKEGTIMKMSFKINS; from the coding sequence ATGAACTTTAACCCAGAGAAAAAAACCACAACTATTATTCTTCAAGTAGCATCATTTGCTATAGTGAGTTTGATACTTTGGAACACCAATAGCTTTTTTAAAAAATTTAAAGAAGAAGAACGTAATAAAGTAGAAATTTGGGCAAGTGCCCTTGTAGAATTACAATCGCTACCTGCAGATGCTGACCCTGGAAATCTACCTTTAAAAATTTTTCAAAATAACACTACTACACCTATGATTCTAGTAAATAGGGATGGAGCTATTAAAGTTAGCAACATGCCTAAAGAATTTGCAACGGATACTGTGGTTGTTAAAAGTAAAATTGAAAAGTTTGAAAGCGAAAATACACCTATAAAAATAGATTATAAAGGAGAAGAGCTTGCTACTTTATATTATGGAAATTCTGAAGTTTTAAATAAATTAAAATATTACCCTATTGCTCTACTTTTAATTATATTCCTTTTTGCTGCGGTTATTTATTTCTTTTTTAAGATCAATAAATCATCAGAGCAGAACAAGCTTTGGGCTGGTATGGCAAAAGAAACTGCTCACCAAATAGGTACACCATTAACATCTTTATTAGGCTGGAATGAGCTTTTGAAGGCTGAAAATGTAAATCCAAATATAACTTCTGAAATTGAAAAGGATATTTCTAGATTAGAAATTATTACAGAACGTTTTTCTAAAATTGGATCACTACCTGTTTTAAAAGAAACAAATATTGTTGCCGAAACACAAAATGCTTTTGAGTATTTAAAAAACAGAAGTTCTAAACTCATTCTTTTTTCAATAGACAGTAGAATTGATGAAATCCCTGTATTATTAAATAAACCTCTGTATCAATGGACTATTGAAAACCTTGTTAAAAACGGCATTGACGCCATGCGTGGCAAAGGAAGTATTAGTGTAGAAATTTTAAAAGAAGGTAATAATGCCGTAATTTTGGTGTCTGACACAGGACAAGGTATATTAAAACGCAACTTTGACACTATTTTTAATCCTGGTTTTACTTCTAAAAAAAGAGGTTGGGGACTAGGCCTTTCTTTAGTCAAAAGAATTGTAGAAGAGTATCATAAAGGAAAAATCAAAGTTCTTTCTTCTAGTAAAGAAGGTACTATAATGAAAATGTCTTTTAAAATAAACTCATAA
- a CDS encoding HIT family protein, translating to MATIFTKIISGEIPCYKIAEDDNFFAFLDINPNAKGHTLCVPKKEVNKILDLDEATYMALMAFSRKVGKALEKAIECKRVGMTVIGLEVPHVHVHLIPLNEMKDATFQSKVSFTEEEFIAIADKIKAELNQGM from the coding sequence ATGGCTACAATTTTCACTAAAATTATATCGGGCGAAATCCCATGTTATAAAATTGCAGAAGACGATAATTTTTTTGCTTTTTTAGATATCAATCCTAACGCAAAAGGGCATACACTTTGTGTTCCAAAAAAGGAAGTGAATAAAATTTTAGATCTTGATGAGGCTACATATATGGCTTTAATGGCTTTCTCAAGAAAAGTTGGTAAGGCATTAGAAAAAGCTATTGAGTGCAAGCGTGTAGGTATGACTGTAATTGGTTTAGAAGTGCCACATGTACATGTGCATTTAATACCTTTAAATGAAATGAAAGATGCAACTTTTCAGTCTAAAGTTTCATTTACAGAAGAAGAATTTATCGCTATTGCAGACAAAATTAAAGCGGAATTAAATCAAGGAATGTAA
- a CDS encoding BLUF domain-containing protein, which translates to MFELAYRSVAKNNISKQDISDILESANKFNLDNKITGCLVFYDNYFIQILEGDRKKVKDIFSKIAKDPRHYSVKILSEGLKEERFFPEWNMAYANFDKGENANEEVKSYANNLILLSEFTEKPTTTLMMFWAGISRIIKSPV; encoded by the coding sequence ATGTTTGAATTAGCGTATCGCTCTGTAGCGAAAAATAATATTAGCAAACAGGATATTTCTGATATTTTAGAGAGTGCTAATAAATTCAATTTAGATAATAAAATTACAGGTTGTTTGGTGTTTTATGATAACTATTTTATTCAAATTTTAGAAGGAGACAGAAAAAAAGTAAAAGATATTTTTTCTAAAATAGCCAAAGATCCTAGACATTATAGTGTCAAAATTCTTTCAGAAGGATTAAAAGAAGAGCGTTTTTTTCCAGAATGGAATATGGCATACGCCAATTTTGATAAGGGTGAAAATGCGAATGAAGAAGTTAAAAGTTATGCAAATAATTTAATACTACTTTCAGAATTTACCGAGAAACCAACAACTACTTTAATGATGTTTTGGGCGGGGATAAGTAGAATTATCAAAAGCCCTGTTTAG
- the greA gene encoding transcription elongation factor GreA — MSTTSYYTAEGLKKLRDELNQLKDIERPKASRDIAEARDKGDLSENAEYDAAKEAQGLLELRISKLEDVYANARLIDESQLDTSKVLVLSTVKLKNQNNGMEMKYTLVAESEADLKTSKISVNSPIGKGLLGKKVGDTAEITIPNGVLKLEIIEITRA; from the coding sequence ATGAGTACAACATCTTATTATACAGCAGAAGGATTAAAGAAGTTAAGAGACGAACTTAATCAACTTAAAGATATAGAACGCCCGAAGGCATCTAGAGACATTGCTGAAGCTAGAGATAAAGGAGATTTATCTGAAAATGCTGAATATGATGCAGCTAAAGAGGCTCAAGGTCTTTTAGAACTTAGAATTTCTAAGCTAGAAGATGTATATGCAAATGCAAGATTAATTGATGAATCTCAATTAGATACATCTAAAGTTTTGGTGCTTTCTACAGTAAAGCTTAAAAACCAAAACAATGGAATGGAAATGAAATATACTTTGGTAGCAGAAAGTGAAGCAGATTTAAAAACCAGTAAAATTTCTGTAAACTCCCCAATCGGTAAAGGTTTGTTAGGTAAAAAAGTAGGTGATACAGCTGAAATTACAATACCTAATGGAGTTTTAAAACTTGAGATTATTGAAATTACAAGAGCGTAG
- a CDS encoding cell division protein, producing MLIFYKLSTSKTNETAIAGKTSGLISLGESVTWRAKHFGVYQNLTSKITVFEKPDYFVDEMVSGAFNSFKHEHIFEDKGGFTLMIDVFHYEAPLGILGKLANILFLKKYMIKFLTQKNIALKEIAENGTVNQFLET from the coding sequence ATGTTGATCTTCTATAAGTTATCAACATCAAAAACTAATGAAACAGCAATAGCAGGGAAGACTTCTGGTTTAATAAGTTTGGGAGAATCTGTTACATGGCGAGCGAAGCATTTTGGTGTGTATCAAAATTTAACATCTAAAATAACAGTATTCGAAAAGCCAGATTATTTTGTAGATGAAATGGTTTCAGGAGCATTTAATTCTTTCAAACATGAGCATATTTTTGAAGATAAAGGCGGTTTTACTTTAATGATTGATGTATTTCATTATGAAGCACCTTTGGGAATTTTAGGTAAACTTGCAAATATTCTTTTCCTAAAAAAATATATGATCAAATTTCTAACTCAAAAAAATATAGCATTAAAAGAGATTGCGGAGAATGGTACTGTTAATCAATTTTTAGAAACTTAA
- a CDS encoding Gfo/Idh/MocA family protein, which produces MEDRKLLRWGIIGCGAVTEVKSGPAYQLTKGFSLDAVMRRNAEKAEGFAKRHNVPKFYSEAESLINDPNIDAVYIATPPDTHKQYGLLVAAAGKPCCIEKPLAPSYEDGLAIVEAFKRQNTPLFVAYYRRSLPRFLQVEKWLKESEIGVVRHISWNFSKPANEIDLSGEYNWRTDAKIAPGGYFDDLASHGLDLFAYLLGNFEKVNGFSTNQQGLYTAKDAITSCWIHENGVTGQGSWNFGSLKREDRVEILGSRGKISFPVFAEKDVVLDNNSGVKSLFIENPKHVQEFHVNNLKADLLEGVKHPSTGETALHTAWVMDKILR; this is translated from the coding sequence ATGGAAGATAGAAAGCTTTTGCGTTGGGGAATTATAGGATGTGGAGCAGTAACAGAAGTTAAAAGTGGTCCAGCCTATCAACTTACAAAAGGTTTTAGTTTAGATGCTGTAATGCGTAGAAATGCTGAAAAGGCAGAGGGTTTTGCTAAAAGACATAATGTTCCAAAATTTTATTCAGAAGCTGAAAGTTTGATAAATGATCCAAACATTGATGCTGTTTACATAGCAACACCACCCGATACGCACAAGCAGTATGGCTTGTTGGTAGCAGCGGCTGGTAAACCATGTTGTATTGAAAAACCATTAGCGCCATCTTACGAGGATGGTTTGGCGATTGTAGAAGCTTTTAAAAGGCAAAACACACCTTTGTTTGTAGCTTATTACCGGAGATCATTGCCTCGCTTTTTACAAGTTGAAAAGTGGTTAAAAGAAAGTGAAATAGGGGTGGTAAGGCATATAAGTTGGAATTTTTCTAAACCAGCTAATGAGATTGATTTGAGCGGGGAGTACAACTGGCGTACAGATGCTAAAATTGCTCCGGGAGGTTATTTTGATGACTTAGCAAGTCATGGGTTAGACTTGTTCGCTTATTTATTAGGTAATTTTGAAAAAGTAAATGGCTTTAGTACAAACCAACAAGGTTTGTATACTGCTAAAGATGCGATAACATCTTGTTGGATTCATGAAAATGGAGTAACGGGGCAAGGTAGCTGGAATTTTGGTAGTTTAAAAAGAGAAGATAGAGTCGAAATATTAGGTAGTAGAGGTAAAATAAGTTTTCCTGTTTTTGCTGAAAAAGATGTTGTTTTAGATAATAATAGTGGCGTTAAAAGTCTTTTTATTGAAAACCCAAAACATGTACAGGAGTTTCATGTAAATAATTTAAAAGCTGATCTTTTAGAAGGTGTTAAACATCCATCAACTGGTGAAACTGCTTTACATACAGCTTGGGTAATGGATAAAATACTACGCTAA